A window of the Lepus europaeus isolate LE1 chromosome 5, mLepTim1.pri, whole genome shotgun sequence genome harbors these coding sequences:
- the SLC39A1 gene encoding zinc transporter ZIP1 produces the protein MGPWGEPELLVWRPEAVASAPSVPVGLEVKLGALVLLLVLTLLCSLVPICVLRRPGASHEASASRQKALSLVSCFAGGVFLATCLLDLLPDYLAAIDEALAALHVTLQFPLQEFILAMGFFLVLVMEQITLAYKEQSGPPPREETRALLGTVNGGPQHWHDGPGVPQAHGAPAAPSALRACVLVFSLALHSVFEGLAVGLQRDRARAMELCLALLLHKGILAVSLSLRLLQSHLRVQVVAGCGILFSCMTPLGIGLGAALAESAGPLHQLAQSVLEGMAAGTFLYITFLEILPQELATSEQRILKVILLLAGFALLTGLLFIQI, from the exons ATGGGGCCCTGGGGAGAGCCAGAGCTCCTGGTGTGGCGCCCAGAGGCTGTGGCTTCGGCGCCCTCAGTGCCCGTGGGGCTGGAGGTGAAGCTGGGGGCCCTGGTGCTGCTTCTGGTGCTCACCCTTCTGTGCAGCCTGGTGCCCATCTGTGTGCTGCGGCGGCCTGGAGCCAGCCACGAAGCCTCAG CTTCCCGCCAGAAAGCCctgagcctagtgagctgcttTGCGGGGGGCGTGTTTTTGGCCACCTGTCTCCTGGACCTTCTGCCTGACTACCTGGCTGCCATAGATGAGGCCCTGGCAGCCCTGCACGTGACG CTCCAGTTCCCCTTACAAGAGTTCATCTTGGCCatgggcttcttcctggtcctggTGATGGAACAGATCACACTGGCCTACAAGGAGCAGTCTGGGCCACCGCCTCGGGAGGAAACAAGGGCTCTGCTGGGAACAGTGAATGGTGGGCCACAGCATTGGCACGATGGGCCAGGGGTCCCACAGGCACATGGAGCCCCGGCGGCCCCCTCAGCCCTGCGTGCCTGTGTACTGGTCTTCTCCCTGGCCCTGCACTCAGTGTTTGAGGGGCTGGCAGTGGGGCTGCAGCGGGACCGCGCTCGGGCCATGGAGCTGTGCCTGGCTTTGCTGCTCCACAAGGGTATCCTGGCTGTTAGCCTGTCTCTACGGCTGCTGCAGAGCCACCTGcgagtgcaggtggtggctggctGTGGGATCCTCTTCTCATGCATGACACCTCTAGGCATTGggctgggtgcagctctggcagagTCGGCTGGACCTCTGCACCAGCTGGCCCAGTCTGTGCTGGAGGGCATGGCAGCAGGCACCTTCCTCTACATCACCTTCCTGGAAATTTTGCCTCAGGAGCTGGCCACTTCTGAGCAGAGGATCCTCAAGGTCATTCTGCTCCTAGCAGGCTTTGCTCTGCTCACTGGCCTGCTCTTCATTCAAATCTAG